The following are from one region of the Amycolatopsis sp. QT-25 genome:
- a CDS encoding aldehyde dehydrogenase (NADP(+)) has product MSQATDPATLDQILAAAADAAGTAAAATPAQRAGWLEAAADALDAAADELIALANRETHLPAAPRLQGELKRTTFQLRLFGEVLADGSFLGATVDHADAAWPMGPRPDIRRLLTPIGPVLVFAASNFPFAFSVAGGDTASALAAGCPVVLKAHSGHPELSARTGEILRDALVEAGAPEGIFAVVHGQQNGVTALKDPRIQAASFTGSVPGGRALFDIATSRPSPIPFYGELGSVNPVVVTQAAIDARGEAIAKGYAGSFTLGAGQFCTKPGLLFLPEGHGLEDTLREAVSAIPAQPMLNERIAAGFAEGLAKLSEVDGVEVLSESGGTEGISHGATLLATTAEAFLSDADTVREECFGPASLIVTYADRAELISLLGVMEPGLTATIQGEESDVDWIRPVLPSLTRVAGRLLWNDWPTGVTVTWAQEHGGPYPATTAPASTSVGTAAIERFLRPIAWQGFPDALLPEPVQEDNPWGLPRRTDGKR; this is encoded by the coding sequence ATGAGCCAGGCAACGGATCCCGCCACGCTCGACCAGATCCTCGCGGCCGCCGCCGACGCGGCAGGCACGGCGGCGGCCGCGACCCCAGCCCAGCGTGCCGGATGGCTCGAAGCGGCGGCGGACGCCCTCGACGCGGCCGCCGACGAACTGATCGCGCTGGCCAACCGGGAGACCCACCTCCCGGCCGCACCGCGCCTGCAGGGGGAACTGAAGCGCACGACGTTCCAGCTACGCCTGTTCGGCGAGGTGCTGGCCGACGGCTCGTTCCTCGGCGCCACCGTCGACCACGCGGACGCCGCTTGGCCGATGGGGCCGCGGCCGGACATCCGCCGGTTGCTCACCCCGATCGGCCCGGTGCTGGTGTTCGCCGCCAGCAACTTCCCGTTCGCGTTCAGTGTCGCGGGCGGTGACACCGCGTCGGCGCTGGCCGCCGGCTGCCCGGTCGTGCTCAAGGCGCACTCCGGTCACCCGGAGTTGTCCGCGCGCACCGGCGAGATCCTGCGTGACGCACTGGTCGAGGCCGGTGCGCCGGAAGGGATCTTCGCGGTCGTCCACGGCCAGCAGAACGGCGTCACGGCGTTGAAGGATCCGCGGATCCAGGCGGCGTCGTTCACCGGATCGGTGCCGGGTGGGCGCGCGTTGTTCGACATCGCGACCTCGCGGCCGTCACCGATCCCGTTCTACGGCGAACTCGGCAGCGTCAACCCGGTCGTCGTCACGCAGGCCGCGATCGACGCGCGCGGCGAGGCGATCGCCAAGGGCTACGCGGGCTCCTTCACCCTCGGTGCCGGTCAGTTCTGCACCAAACCGGGGCTGCTGTTCCTGCCCGAGGGCCACGGCCTCGAAGACACGTTGCGCGAGGCCGTCTCGGCGATTCCGGCGCAGCCGATGCTCAACGAGCGCATCGCCGCCGGATTCGCCGAAGGACTGGCGAAACTGAGTGAGGTCGACGGGGTCGAGGTGCTGTCGGAATCCGGTGGCACCGAGGGGATTTCGCACGGCGCGACGCTGCTCGCCACCACGGCCGAGGCTTTCCTGTCCGACGCCGACACCGTCCGCGAGGAGTGCTTCGGCCCCGCGTCGCTGATCGTCACCTACGCCGACCGAGCGGAACTGATCAGCCTGCTGGGGGTGATGGAACCGGGGCTCACCGCGACCATCCAGGGTGAAGAGTCCGATGTGGACTGGATTCGCCCGGTTCTCCCGTCGCTGACCCGGGTCGCCGGCCGCCTGCTGTGGAACGACTGGCCGACCGGCGTCACGGTCACCTGGGCACAGGAACACGGCGGTCCCTACCCGGCGACCACCGCGCCGGCCAGTACCTCGGTCGGCACCGCCGCGATCGAACGCTTCCTGCGACCGATCGCCTGGCAGGGCTTCCCCGACGCGCTGCTGCCGGAACCGGTGCAGGAGGACAACCCGTGGGGCCTGCCCCGCAGGACCGACGGAAAGCGCTAG